One genomic window of Falco cherrug isolate bFalChe1 chromosome 20, bFalChe1.pri, whole genome shotgun sequence includes the following:
- the LOC129734352 gene encoding nascent polypeptide-associated complex subunit alpha, muscle-specific form-like: protein MEGDPGGGVGSHSPDRHWPQHLAQSHTGCSRPPGGCGRLQGHVQLSRFHRSDEGFIEHDLHEKSPLILLGHSNNLSLLASAEPKPCKDPAAPRLCPGWQVASAGALGDMLLLHGQHLPGTGHPQPPPPDPLPSAPSLGGPAHPYKRGKQTHVAGLGPGPQGGHPVTQARDATLSGEAVGNVTSTHCPPRGRGTHRCPPGQGAAWAMPRPPTLALEFPQHKRRSPSCGLWRGDTPPTIAPRRALQGPDKAAGAASPRVLGRCRQHQGGLLGAPTKPQLCRRWLTETPVPEAGSGRCRTQGAELTPPERVASEPFYFREG, encoded by the coding sequence ATGGAGGGTGATCCTGGGGGGGGAGTCGGTTCCCACAGCCCGGACAGGCACTGGCCTCAGCATTTAGCTCAAAGCCACACAGGGTGCTCCAGGCCACCGGGAGGGTGCGGGAGGCTTCAGGGGCATGTCCAGCTCAGCCGGTTCCACAGGAGCGATGAGGGATTTATTGAGCATGACCTGCATGAAAAATCCCCGCTAATCCTGCTCGGACACAGCAATAATCTCTCCCTCTTGGCCTCAGCAGAACCCAAACCCTGCAAGGATCCTGCTGCTCCGCGGCTTTGCCCAGGGTGGCAGGTGGCAAGTGCAGGGGCCCTGGGGGACATGCTGCTGCTCCACGGGCAGCACCTCCCTGGCActggccacccccagcccccaccccctgaCCCACTGCCCTCAGCCCCCAGTCTGGGGGGCCCAGCACATCCCTACAAGAGGGGTAAGCAGACCCACGTTGCAGGCCTGGGGCCAGGTCCCCAAGGTGGCCACCCTGTCACCCAAGCCAGGGACGCCACCCTGAGCGGAGAGGCAGTGGGGAACGTTACCTCCACTCActgccccccccggggcagAGGCACCCACAGGTGCccccctgggcagggagcagcatgGGCAATGCCCCGGCCTCCCACGCTGGCACTGGAGTTTCCCCAACACAAGCGGAGGAGCcccagctgtgggctgtggCGGGGCGATACGCCCCCCACCATCGCCCCGCGCCGGGCCCTGCAGGGCCCCGATAAGGCGGCCGGGGCAGCCAGCCCACGGGTGCTGGGCAGGTGCCGGCAGCACcagggggggctgctgggcgcCCCCACCAAACCGCAGCTCTGCCGGCGGTGGCTGACGGAGACCCCAGTTCCCGAAGCGGGGTCAGGCAGGTGCCGCACGCAGGGAGCCGAACTCACCCCCCCGGAGCGCGTCGCTTCAGagcctttttatttcagagaaggtTAA